From a single Collibacillus ludicampi genomic region:
- a CDS encoding TIGR00366 family protein, which yields MKALSNFFTMIVQRFLPDPFVFALLLTLILFVAGIIFTPHSTLEMVQFWGNGFWNLLAFAMQMSLILVTGHALASSPLVKRWLQRLAGVAKTPTQGVILVTLGSAVACLLNWGFGLIVGALFAREVAKRVKGSDYRLLIASAYIGFLTWHGGFSGSVPLLAATPGNPMQKTAGLIPLTQTIFTGFNLFITVALLIVLPIMTKMMMPKPHEVVSIDPRLLVEEESAPTEAIPAEKTFAVRMENSRILTLLIVILGYSYLVYYFATKGFKVDVNTVNLIFFLTGLLLHGTPLSYMRAVANAAKGTAGILIQFPFYAGIQGMMESSGLGGMITNAFISISNQHTFPFLAFLSSGLINFFVPSGGGHWVVQGPFIMPAAAKLGVDPGVAAMAIAYGEAWMNMAQPFWALPALAIAGLGVRDIMGYCVTTLLVSGVIFAVGLSFF from the coding sequence CTGAAAGCGCTATCGAACTTTTTCACAATGATTGTACAACGATTTTTACCGGATCCGTTCGTCTTTGCGTTATTGTTAACTCTTATCTTGTTCGTTGCCGGAATCATTTTTACTCCTCATAGCACCTTGGAAATGGTTCAATTCTGGGGCAACGGTTTTTGGAATCTGCTCGCTTTCGCCATGCAAATGAGCCTTATTTTGGTCACAGGACATGCTTTGGCGAGTTCTCCTCTGGTGAAACGATGGCTTCAGCGTTTAGCCGGTGTGGCGAAGACACCGACGCAGGGTGTCATCCTTGTAACGTTAGGTTCAGCGGTCGCATGCTTGCTCAATTGGGGATTCGGTTTAATCGTCGGAGCTTTGTTTGCTAGAGAAGTGGCCAAACGGGTGAAAGGTTCCGATTATCGTCTCTTGATTGCAAGCGCCTACATTGGTTTTCTCACATGGCACGGAGGTTTTTCCGGGTCTGTACCGCTATTGGCGGCAACACCGGGCAACCCGATGCAGAAAACAGCAGGACTCATTCCGCTAACGCAAACGATCTTCACAGGCTTCAATTTGTTTATTACTGTTGCGTTGCTCATCGTTCTTCCGATTATGACGAAAATGATGATGCCGAAGCCCCATGAAGTAGTAAGTATTGATCCGCGTCTCTTGGTAGAAGAGGAATCGGCCCCGACGGAAGCGATTCCAGCGGAAAAGACGTTTGCCGTAAGAATGGAAAATAGCCGTATCTTGACACTCTTGATCGTCATCCTGGGATATTCATACCTCGTCTACTATTTTGCTACAAAAGGATTTAAAGTGGATGTCAACACCGTCAACCTCATCTTCTTCTTGACAGGGCTGCTTTTGCATGGAACACCGCTATCCTATATGCGTGCGGTAGCGAATGCTGCCAAAGGAACGGCGGGTATTCTCATCCAATTTCCGTTTTACGCGGGGATTCAGGGTATGATGGAGTCGTCGGGACTCGGCGGGATGATCACTAACGCTTTTATTTCGATTTCCAATCAGCATACGTTCCCTTTTCTCGCCTTTTTGAGTTCAGGATTAATCAATTTCTTCGTACCTTCCGGTGGAGGCCACTGGGTTGTACAAGGTCCCTTTATTATGCCCGCCGCAGCCAAGCTGGGGGTTGATCCGGGAGTAGCCGCGATGGCCATCGCATACGGAGAAGCGTGGATGAACATGGCTCAACCGTTCTGGGCTTTGCCGGCATTGGCGATCGCCGGACTTGGTGTTCGCGATATCATGGGCTACTGTGTAACGACACTGCTTGTATCCGGGGTTATATTCGCTGTGGGGTTGTCATTTTTCTAA
- a CDS encoding ectoine synthase translates to MIVRTLEEIIDTENNVVADTWNSRRFLLKKDGVGFSLHDTIMRAGTETTMWYKNHIEAVYCIEGEGELEDLSNGRVYSLKPGTLYTLNGHEKHRVRSKTDLRMICVFNPPCTGREVHNQDGAYPLVEEEL, encoded by the coding sequence ATGATTGTGCGAACACTTGAAGAGATTATCGACACGGAAAATAACGTAGTTGCTGATACGTGGAACAGTCGCCGCTTTCTGTTAAAGAAAGATGGTGTCGGTTTTTCCCTTCACGATACCATCATGCGTGCGGGAACGGAAACAACGATGTGGTATAAGAACCATATTGAAGCGGTGTATTGTATCGAAGGAGAAGGTGAGCTTGAAGACCTTTCGAATGGTAGGGTTTATTCCCTTAAGCCCGGAACCTTATATACTCTGAACGGTCACGAGAAACACCGTGTTCGTTCCAAGACTGATCTGCGGATGATTTGTGTGTTCAATCCACCATGTACAGGTCGCGAAGTTCACAACCAGGACGGTGCATACCCCTTGGTTGAGGAGGAATTATAA
- the ectB gene encoding diaminobutyrate--2-oxoglutarate transaminase translates to MKVIENRPSSLQVFEELESEVRSYCRSFPALFAKANGYQLWDVEGKQYIDFFAGAGALNYGHNNMRMKEKLIQYLINDGITHSLDMATKAKEMFLQRFHEVILKPRGMNYKVMFPGPTGTNSVESALKLARKVTGRETVMSFTNAFHGMTIGSLSVSGNKFKRKGAGIPLQNSVTMPFDRYFGDEIDTVSFIERFLEDNGSGVSLPAAIILETVQGEGGLHAASFHWLKRIRDICDRWKILLIVDDIQVGCGRTGTFFSFEPSGIQPDIICLSKSIGGYGLPMALTLIRPEIDIWEPGEHNGTFRGNNLSFVTATEALRYWETDAFSKEIKDKGEKIRHFLHDLVQNHPELEGEVRGRGLIQGIACGVEGMAENICAAAFERGLIIETSGPENEVVKLLPPLIIDEAGLTKGFEILDESIKKCKTSSTE, encoded by the coding sequence ATGAAGGTCATCGAAAATCGTCCGTCATCGTTGCAAGTGTTTGAAGAATTGGAGTCTGAAGTAAGGAGTTATTGCCGAAGTTTTCCCGCTTTGTTTGCAAAAGCGAACGGTTATCAGCTTTGGGACGTAGAGGGTAAGCAATATATCGATTTCTTTGCCGGTGCGGGAGCATTGAACTATGGGCACAATAACATGAGGATGAAAGAAAAACTGATCCAATATCTCATCAATGACGGGATTACTCATAGTCTCGATATGGCAACGAAGGCAAAAGAGATGTTCTTGCAACGATTCCACGAAGTGATCCTGAAACCGCGCGGCATGAATTACAAGGTGATGTTTCCTGGACCTACGGGAACCAACTCGGTGGAAAGCGCGTTGAAATTGGCGCGTAAAGTGACCGGCCGGGAAACGGTCATGAGTTTCACAAACGCTTTTCACGGGATGACCATCGGTTCTCTCTCCGTTTCCGGAAACAAGTTTAAGCGTAAAGGTGCGGGTATCCCTTTGCAAAACAGCGTGACGATGCCGTTTGATCGTTACTTTGGAGACGAGATCGATACAGTCTCGTTCATCGAACGGTTTCTCGAAGACAATGGTAGCGGCGTTTCTCTCCCGGCTGCCATTATCCTCGAGACCGTCCAGGGGGAGGGTGGCCTGCACGCGGCAAGCTTCCATTGGCTCAAGCGGATCCGGGACATTTGCGATCGGTGGAAGATCTTGTTGATCGTTGATGATATCCAGGTTGGATGTGGACGGACGGGCACGTTTTTCAGTTTTGAGCCCTCCGGGATTCAGCCGGATATCATCTGTCTCTCCAAATCGATCGGAGGTTACGGGTTGCCTATGGCTTTGACGTTGATCAGGCCGGAGATTGACATATGGGAGCCGGGCGAACACAATGGAACATTTCGAGGAAATAATTTAAGTTTTGTCACGGCAACCGAGGCACTCCGTTACTGGGAAACGGATGCGTTCAGTAAAGAGATTAAAGATAAGGGAGAGAAAATACGTCATTTCTTACATGACCTCGTACAAAACCATCCCGAGTTAGAAGGAGAAGTGCGCGGAAGAGGTCTCATTCAGGGAATTGCGTGTGGAGTGGAAGGAATGGCGGAAAATATTTGTGCGGCTGCTTTTGAACGGGGACTGATCATCGAAACGTCCGGACCCGAAAATGAAGTTGTCAAGCTGTTACCGCCTTTGATCATTGATGAAGCTGGACTGACTAAAGGGTTCGAAATTCTTGACGAGAGTATAAAGAAGTGTAAAACATCTTCCACTGAATGA
- the ectA gene encoding diaminobutyrate acetyltransferase translates to MENIQLRQPNVEDGRKIWKLVRDTGVLDLNSAYSYLLLCKYFSETCVVATSGNQMAGFVSSFRPPSSPDTIFVWQIAVHDSHRGKGLGKALLQELLARKACKDVRFLETTISPSNTPSQSLFRGLARDLGTGCEVSECFQEDLFPGGTHEKEKLFRIGPILKRERGGGYKA, encoded by the coding sequence TTGGAAAACATTCAACTTCGTCAACCGAACGTGGAAGATGGGCGAAAGATCTGGAAACTCGTACGCGACACAGGTGTTCTGGATCTGAATTCCGCTTACAGCTATTTGCTTTTATGCAAATACTTTTCGGAAACGTGTGTAGTAGCCACTTCCGGGAATCAAATGGCAGGGTTTGTTTCCTCTTTTCGTCCCCCTTCAAGTCCGGATACGATTTTTGTCTGGCAAATCGCTGTTCATGATTCACACAGGGGAAAAGGCTTGGGAAAAGCTCTTTTACAAGAACTGCTTGCTCGGAAAGCGTGTAAGGACGTACGTTTTCTGGAAACTACGATCAGTCCGTCTAATACTCCATCCCAGTCTTTGTTTCGAGGGTTGGCAAGAGACCTGGGGACCGGATGTGAAGTGTCGGAGTGTTTTCAGGAAGACTTGTTCCCAGGGGGAACCCACGAAAAGGAGAAGTTGTTTCGCATTGGACCCATTCTGAAGCGAGAACGAGGAGGAGGTTACAAAGCATGA
- the ehuD gene encoding ectoine/hydroxyectoine ABC transporter permease subunit EhuD produces MWDWDFAWSIVPQLLEALKVTVTSTFVAFFIAAIAGLLLAIGRRSACKPLSLVTGGIVEFVRSTPLLVQLYFIFYVLPVFGVSLSPFTAGVIGLGLHYSSYLSEVYRSGIDSVPRGQWEAAVALNFSKMQTWGRIIVPQAIPPVIPVLGNYLIVMFKETPILSAITLMEILQTAKMIGSTSFRYLEGFTIVGLMFLLLSYPSSLLVRRLEYRLNRKLSNLSGEANPIGSRKEVGY; encoded by the coding sequence ATGTGGGATTGGGATTTCGCCTGGTCCATCGTTCCGCAACTTCTTGAAGCGTTAAAGGTAACCGTTACCTCCACGTTCGTGGCGTTTTTCATAGCAGCGATCGCAGGACTTTTGCTTGCGATTGGCAGGAGATCCGCGTGTAAGCCCTTATCTCTAGTTACAGGCGGAATTGTGGAATTTGTGAGGAGCACCCCTCTTCTTGTTCAGCTGTATTTTATTTTTTACGTGCTGCCTGTGTTTGGGGTTTCACTTTCCCCCTTCACAGCGGGAGTGATCGGCTTAGGATTGCATTATAGTTCGTACCTGTCCGAGGTGTATCGCTCAGGGATCGATTCCGTCCCTCGTGGCCAATGGGAAGCTGCGGTCGCTCTGAACTTTTCAAAAATGCAGACGTGGGGCAGAATCATCGTACCTCAAGCGATACCGCCGGTCATCCCGGTCTTGGGAAACTACTTGATTGTCATGTTTAAAGAGACACCGATTCTATCGGCAATCACTTTAATGGAGATCTTGCAAACGGCCAAAATGATCGGCTCTACCTCCTTTCGCTATCTTGAGGGATTTACGATCGTAGGTTTGATGTTCCTACTCTTGAGTTACCCTTCATCGCTTCTGGTTCGCCGTCTAGAGTACCGATTAAATCGAAAGTTATCAAATTTGAGCGGAGAGGCAAATCCAATAGGAAGCAGAAAGGAAGTGGGATATTGA
- the ehuC gene encoding ectoine/hydroxyectoine ABC transporter permease subunit EhuC — MSIYSFLDLLPPLLKGAGITLEITILSMIAALFLAMLAGIGRLSKYSMIRGVTAIYVEVFRGTSLLVQLYWLYFALPILGIELPKMAAAVLALGLNYGAYGSEVVRGSILAVPKGHTEAGIALNMTPWQRMRCIIWPQAFVMMLPAFGNLLIELLKGTALVSLITLADLTFQAKILSTSTFQTTEIYTLLLVMYFILAYPITWGIRLIERRVAAGRS; from the coding sequence ATGTCAATCTATTCGTTCCTAGACTTACTCCCGCCACTCTTGAAAGGCGCGGGGATCACCCTCGAGATTACGATTCTCTCGATGATCGCAGCTCTTTTCTTAGCCATGCTTGCGGGGATTGGCCGCCTGTCCAAATATTCAATGATTCGGGGCGTAACGGCTATTTATGTAGAAGTTTTTCGCGGAACCTCCCTGCTGGTTCAGTTGTATTGGTTGTATTTTGCCCTGCCGATCCTGGGCATCGAATTGCCAAAAATGGCAGCCGCGGTACTTGCGTTGGGGCTCAATTATGGGGCTTACGGATCAGAAGTGGTTCGTGGATCGATCCTTGCCGTACCAAAAGGACATACGGAAGCAGGGATCGCGTTGAACATGACTCCCTGGCAGAGAATGAGATGTATCATATGGCCCCAAGCGTTTGTCATGATGTTGCCGGCTTTCGGAAATTTGCTCATTGAATTGCTGAAAGGTACGGCCTTGGTTTCTCTCATTACACTTGCAGATTTAACCTTTCAGGCGAAAATTCTCAGCACCTCGACATTCCAAACCACCGAGATCTATACTCTTTTGCTCGTGATGTATTTCATTCTCGCGTACCCCATCACATGGGGAATTCGCCTGATTGAGCGCAGAGTTGCTGCAGGGAGGTCATAG
- the ehuB gene encoding ectoine/hydroxyectoine ABC transporter substrate-binding protein EhuB — protein sequence MKKLFRTLGLSLIMMTAVVGCGVSKGKTGVGTSSDTSVESTWQRVKKQGYVTVGFANEKPYAYVTPDGKLTGEAVEVARTVLTRLGIHEMRGEITEFGSLIPGLKAKRFDMITAGMFIKPERCKEVAFADPEYSIGEAIAVKKGNVVNIHSYRDISANPKVKVAVMTGAIEVDYLQKSRVSAAQIVTVPDQPSAVAALQAGRADVVTMTGPSLQSVLDAVKDPSIERVMDFQQPMIEGKSARGYGATAFRKEDKDFRDAFNRELQKLKESGELFKIIQPFGFTKQELPGNVTAEQVCTNEQ from the coding sequence GTGAAAAAGTTATTTAGGACTTTAGGGCTGTCCCTGATCATGATGACTGCGGTGGTTGGTTGCGGAGTCTCCAAAGGAAAGACGGGTGTCGGCACCTCTTCCGACACATCCGTGGAATCTACTTGGCAGCGTGTAAAAAAACAAGGATATGTGACCGTCGGATTTGCGAATGAAAAACCTTACGCCTATGTAACACCAGATGGAAAGCTGACGGGTGAAGCGGTTGAGGTCGCGCGTACGGTTCTCACAAGGTTAGGGATTCATGAGATGAGAGGTGAGATCACCGAATTTGGATCACTGATACCCGGGCTGAAAGCTAAGCGTTTCGACATGATCACGGCGGGTATGTTCATTAAACCGGAACGTTGCAAAGAAGTGGCATTTGCCGACCCTGAATACAGTATCGGTGAGGCAATCGCGGTGAAGAAAGGGAATGTAGTGAATATTCATAGTTATCGGGATATTTCCGCCAACCCGAAAGTGAAAGTTGCAGTGATGACCGGAGCTATAGAGGTTGATTATCTGCAAAAGTCGAGAGTCTCCGCCGCACAGATCGTAACGGTTCCCGACCAGCCTTCCGCTGTCGCCGCACTACAAGCAGGCCGAGCGGATGTGGTTACGATGACGGGGCCTTCGTTGCAATCGGTGCTCGATGCGGTGAAAGATCCATCAATTGAAAGAGTGATGGACTTTCAACAACCGATGATTGAAGGGAAGAGCGCACGAGGATACGGGGCAACGGCTTTCCGCAAAGAAGACAAGGACTTCCGTGATGCATTCAATCGTGAGTTACAGAAACTGAAGGAATCGGGTGAACTATTCAAGATCATTCAGCCCTTCGGATTTACCAAACAGGAATTGCCGGGCAATGTAACAGCTGAGCAAGTGTGTACAAACGAACAGTAA
- a CDS encoding GNAT family N-acetyltransferase — protein sequence MEWYERLADYFPEHEMKDPRQLYDLIEDKDTYHKEETDEYIVMYAEFPTFIFIDYLLVNPATRGKGVGTKLLNRFKEKGKTIIVEVEPIDHEDEDTKKREAFYRKNGFVKADRIQYRRKDEDGKPYEMNIFYWSPEDLPQNVIMEKMAKACEEIHNFRSKKYYGRKLADPDEVLKFIKH from the coding sequence ATGGAATGGTATGAACGGCTGGCCGATTACTTTCCAGAACACGAGATGAAAGATCCGCGTCAACTCTATGACCTGATTGAGGATAAGGACACCTACCACAAAGAAGAGACAGATGAATACATCGTGATGTATGCCGAATTCCCTACATTTATCTTTATTGACTATTTACTCGTCAATCCTGCGACAAGAGGGAAAGGAGTCGGCACGAAACTCCTCAACCGTTTTAAAGAAAAGGGGAAGACGATCATCGTAGAAGTGGAGCCTATTGATCACGAAGATGAAGACACGAAAAAGAGGGAAGCATTTTATCGCAAAAACGGGTTTGTCAAGGCGGATCGTATTCAATACCGCAGGAAAGATGAAGACGGAAAACCATATGAAATGAATATCTTTTATTGGAGTCCGGAAGATTTGCCCCAGAATGTGATTATGGAGAAAATGGCCAAGGCGTGTGAAGAAATCCACAATTTCCGTTCTAAAAAATATTACGGGCGCAAGTTGGCAGACCCGGACGAAGTCTTGAAATTCATCAAACATTAA
- a CDS encoding amino acid permease codes for MQKNNRITELHRGLEQRHITLMSLGAAIGVGLFLGSASAIKLAGPGILLAYIVGGIVMFFIMRALGEMAIQNPVAGSFSRYAREYMGPVFGYLTGWNYWFLWVITCMAEITAVGIYMEYWIPGVPRWIWALAALVMMSIINLIAVKAYGELEFWFALIKIVTIVAMIVVGLGMILFGFGNGGIAVGISNLWKHGGFFPFGIKGVLMSLQMVMFAYLGIEMIGVTAGEVQNPKKTLSKAIDTVFWRILIFYVGALFVIMSIYPWNELGQKGSPFVLTFDKIGIPSAAGIINFVVLTAALSSCNSGIFSTGRMLFNLAQQGEAPATFGKLTKSGVPGPAIIASALALLVGVVLNYVVPEKVFTWVTSIATFGAIWTWAVILLSQIRYRKRLSLEEQRRLVYKMPWAPLSSYVSLAFLVAVVGLMAYFPDTRIALIVGPLWLALLVAFYYGKGFHKANQVESEFHKVKNAS; via the coding sequence ATGCAAAAAAATAACCGCATCACTGAATTGCATCGAGGTCTTGAACAAAGACATATTACCTTGATGTCTTTGGGGGCAGCGATCGGTGTTGGTTTGTTTCTGGGGTCGGCATCAGCCATTAAACTGGCGGGTCCAGGAATCCTGTTAGCGTATATCGTCGGCGGCATCGTGATGTTCTTTATCATGCGCGCACTCGGGGAAATGGCGATCCAGAACCCGGTTGCGGGATCTTTCAGCCGTTACGCACGCGAATATATGGGGCCTGTTTTCGGTTATTTGACAGGATGGAATTATTGGTTTTTGTGGGTTATTACATGTATGGCAGAAATCACGGCTGTCGGCATTTATATGGAATATTGGATTCCGGGGGTGCCCCGTTGGATTTGGGCATTAGCTGCGCTTGTCATGATGAGTATCATCAACCTGATCGCCGTGAAAGCGTATGGTGAATTGGAATTTTGGTTCGCTCTCATCAAGATCGTTACCATCGTGGCCATGATCGTCGTCGGACTTGGCATGATCCTCTTTGGATTCGGGAATGGCGGAATCGCTGTCGGAATCAGCAACCTGTGGAAACATGGGGGATTTTTCCCGTTCGGTATCAAGGGAGTCCTCATGTCTCTGCAGATGGTGATGTTTGCTTACTTAGGGATCGAAATGATCGGTGTGACCGCCGGAGAAGTGCAAAATCCTAAAAAGACACTGTCAAAAGCGATCGATACCGTCTTTTGGAGAATCTTGATTTTCTATGTGGGCGCTTTGTTTGTCATCATGTCGATCTATCCTTGGAACGAACTTGGTCAAAAAGGAAGTCCTTTCGTTTTGACATTTGATAAAATCGGGATTCCCAGCGCTGCGGGAATTATCAATTTTGTCGTGTTGACGGCGGCTCTTTCTTCCTGTAACAGTGGTATTTTCAGCACGGGGCGCATGCTCTTTAACTTGGCACAACAAGGGGAGGCGCCTGCCACGTTCGGCAAGCTGACGAAATCGGGGGTACCGGGTCCCGCGATCATCGCTTCTGCTTTGGCCTTGCTTGTCGGGGTGGTGCTCAACTATGTCGTTCCGGAAAAAGTATTCACATGGGTCACAAGTATCGCAACGTTCGGAGCAATTTGGACCTGGGCAGTCATTCTTCTTTCCCAGATACGCTATCGTAAGCGCTTATCTCTAGAGGAGCAACGCCGACTGGTCTATAAAATGCCTTGGGCGCCATTGAGCTCCTATGTATCACTCGCATTCTTGGTCGCCGTCGTCGGTTTGATGGCTTATTTCCCGGATACGCGTATCGCGCTCATCGTCGGACCTCTTTGGTTAGCCCTTTTGGTCGCATTTTATTACGGGAAAGGTTTTCATAAAGCCAATCAGGTAGAAAGTGAATTTCACAAAGTAAAGAACGCATCATAA
- a CDS encoding PucR family transcriptional regulator: protein MTIEKDPFDETFDSLETLVDTISEVLHCPVTLEDANHRLLAYSSHDPQTDPARIATIIGRRVPERVIHSLWREGVIQRLSNSDEPIRIRAIHEVGLGNRVAIAIRKNNDVLGYIWVLEEENPLDEQAMHQLKKAAQAAKTKLLQLQVQKRKQEEGYQEFFWKLLTGHVQSLAAIKEQADKLLLTLPPCYRVLVFQFNEDISNQLYKQIHYLITTTQRVRIIFHVVDRNQLIMLASPYHQSQPNAQDTFTEFIRDFFTQMKERYQVTSIGAGAGSLFYEDYTKVEKSYQEALTVLQIKKQFPNSTKDTFHFEDLGFYRYLPAMLEQKRAQRFVNPHLQKLRDYDREHHAHLLKTLEVYLSCDCNVKEAADQLHVHTNTLNYRLSRISEIAGINLKNMDHKVSLYLDLKMEQGE from the coding sequence ATGACGATTGAAAAAGACCCGTTCGACGAAACGTTTGACAGCTTGGAAACGCTCGTCGATACGATCAGTGAAGTGCTTCATTGTCCAGTTACCCTTGAAGATGCCAACCACCGGCTTCTTGCATATAGTTCTCATGATCCGCAGACCGACCCGGCGCGGATTGCCACGATCATTGGGCGGCGCGTCCCTGAAAGAGTCATTCACAGTCTGTGGCGGGAAGGCGTCATCCAACGATTATCCAACAGTGATGAGCCTATCCGCATCCGGGCGATCCATGAAGTAGGACTCGGCAACCGGGTGGCGATCGCCATCCGCAAAAACAACGATGTCTTGGGCTATATATGGGTGCTGGAAGAAGAAAATCCGCTTGACGAACAAGCGATGCATCAACTAAAAAAAGCGGCCCAAGCCGCCAAAACAAAACTTTTGCAACTCCAGGTGCAGAAACGGAAACAAGAAGAAGGGTATCAGGAGTTTTTCTGGAAACTATTGACCGGACATGTTCAATCGCTTGCTGCGATCAAAGAACAGGCCGATAAACTCTTGCTCACGCTTCCTCCATGTTATCGCGTCCTTGTATTCCAATTTAATGAGGATATAAGCAATCAACTGTATAAGCAAATTCACTATCTGATCACAACCACGCAACGCGTGCGCATAATTTTCCATGTTGTGGATCGGAACCAGTTGATCATGCTGGCATCCCCTTATCATCAGTCCCAGCCGAACGCGCAGGATACATTCACGGAGTTCATTCGCGACTTTTTCACGCAAATGAAAGAACGTTATCAGGTGACATCCATTGGTGCCGGCGCGGGATCTTTATTTTATGAAGATTATACGAAGGTGGAAAAGAGCTATCAGGAAGCACTGACCGTTCTGCAGATTAAGAAACAGTTCCCGAACAGCACGAAGGACACCTTCCATTTTGAAGATCTTGGATTTTACCGGTATTTGCCCGCCATGCTCGAACAAAAGAGGGCGCAACGCTTCGTCAACCCCCATTTGCAAAAACTGAGAGATTACGATCGAGAACATCATGCCCATCTGCTTAAAACGCTGGAAGTCTATTTAAGTTGTGATTGCAATGTCAAAGAGGCGGCCGATCAGTTGCATGTTCATACAAACACACTGAATTACCGTCTCTCACGAATCTCGGAAATCGCCGGAATAAACCTGAAAAACATGGATCACAAAGTGTCCCTGTATCTCGATCTGAAAATGGAACAAGGTGAGTAG
- the ald gene encoding alanine dehydrogenase has product MIIGVPKEIKNNENRVAITPAGVETLKSCGHEIYIEKSAGLGSGFTDEEYQKKGAVILDTAEEVWAKSDMIMKVKEPLPQEYGYFREGLILFTYLHLAPEPELTKALMEKGVIGIAYETIQLDDRSLPLLTPMSEVAGRMAVQIGAQFLEKPYGGKGILLGGVPGVQPAEVVIVGGGVVGTNAAKRALGAGARVTILDINPDRLRYLDDIFDGRITTLMSNSYNLEQAVRKADLLIGAVLIPGARAPKLVKDYMVQGMSKGSVIVDVAIDQGGSIETIDRVTTHSEPTFEKYGVIHYAVANIPGAVARTSTIALTNVTIPYAVQIANKGVKQAIAENRALYRGVNVAGGVVTYEAVANALGHEYVPVEKALAKETSLV; this is encoded by the coding sequence ATGATCATCGGCGTACCGAAAGAGATTAAAAATAACGAAAATCGCGTCGCAATCACACCAGCTGGAGTAGAAACACTGAAAAGTTGCGGACATGAAATATATATCGAAAAATCTGCAGGTCTCGGAAGCGGTTTCACGGACGAAGAATATCAGAAAAAAGGCGCCGTGATCCTTGATACCGCGGAGGAAGTTTGGGCGAAATCGGATATGATCATGAAAGTCAAAGAGCCCCTTCCGCAAGAATATGGATATTTTCGTGAAGGTTTGATCCTTTTCACTTACTTGCACTTGGCACCGGAACCGGAGTTAACAAAAGCATTGATGGAAAAAGGCGTGATTGGCATCGCCTATGAGACGATCCAATTGGATGACCGCTCCCTTCCTTTGCTCACACCGATGAGTGAAGTGGCTGGACGTATGGCTGTTCAAATCGGAGCTCAGTTCCTGGAAAAACCGTATGGCGGAAAAGGAATTCTTTTAGGTGGCGTACCAGGCGTTCAACCGGCTGAAGTGGTTATCGTCGGCGGCGGTGTCGTCGGTACCAATGCGGCAAAGAGAGCGCTCGGCGCAGGAGCTCGCGTCACAATCCTGGATATCAATCCCGACCGTCTCCGCTACCTGGACGATATCTTCGATGGCCGAATCACGACATTGATGTCAAACTCTTACAATCTTGAACAAGCCGTTCGCAAAGCAGACCTCTTGATCGGTGCCGTATTGATACCGGGTGCACGTGCGCCGAAGCTCGTGAAGGATTACATGGTTCAAGGCATGTCGAAAGGATCGGTGATCGTTGATGTGGCGATCGACCAAGGCGGTTCCATCGAAACGATTGACCGTGTAACCACCCACTCCGAACCGACCTTCGAGAAATACGGAGTGATTCACTATGCCGTCGCGAACATTCCCGGGGCTGTCGCAAGAACATCAACCATCGCTTTAACAAACGTCACCATTCCTTATGCTGTGCAAATCGCGAACAAAGGCGTCAAACAGGCGATCGCGGAAAACCGTGCGCTCTATCGCGGCGTGAACGTGGCTGGCGGTGTTGTCACATACGAAGCCGTAGCGAACGCTCTTGGCCATGAATACGTTCCTGTTGAAAAAGCGTTGGCGAAAGAGACTTCTCTTGTGTAA